Proteins encoded by one window of Nitrincola iocasae:
- the rlmKL gene encoding bifunctional 23S rRNA (guanine(2069)-N(7))-methyltransferase RlmK/23S rRNA (guanine(2445)-N(2))-methyltransferase RlmL, whose translation MATEIQNSSLHTYFVTCPKGMEQLLTDELTSLGSEQVKMTVAGVSCQGDKALGYRICLWSRLASRVLLRLVETPVTTADSMYDAVQSIDWLERLRPSGTFSVDFNGRSDEIRNTHFGALKVKDAIVDQIRAATGQRPEIDKQQPELRVNVHLSRGSVSVSLDLSGESLHRRGYRAKTGEAPMKENLAAAVLVRAGWPQSDMTELFDPMCGSATLLTEAALMSLDIAPGLYRQRFGFMRWPDFDRQLWQTLQDEAQHRADQGRAATQVRLYGSDQDAQVIAAARENVRRAKLDGVIELQVCELSQVKCPQGVEKGLLVTNPPYGERLGEADQLMFLYQQLGQVLRAQFAGWRAAVLTADPMLCKVMGLKSHKDYQLFNGALESRLFLFEVYAARPESEATDLAQVQQPALSETAQMLANRLQKNLKNMRRWLKQEGIECYRLYDADIPEYAVAVDIYADQVLIQEYQAPASIDQVKAFNRLSEAIAVVALVLEKKPQQVILKQRKRQQGTEQYQRHNETGHFFEVMEHGCHLRVNLHDYLDTGLFLDHRPVRRRIQSLAAGKDFLNLFCYTATATVHAAVGGALTTTSVDMSTTYLEWARANLDLNSQSHVQHQLVREDCMKWLKRQPGPAYDLIFMDPPTFSNSKRMDGVLDVQRDHVELIEGAMRLLRPQGLLIFSNNYRRFKMDYDALSQYQIQDISALTLDPDFKRNPRIHSCFEIRKP comes from the coding sequence ATGGCAACAGAAATTCAGAATAGTTCCCTACACACGTATTTTGTGACTTGCCCCAAAGGGATGGAACAGCTGCTTACAGACGAGCTGACCAGCCTGGGAAGTGAGCAGGTTAAAATGACGGTTGCCGGGGTGAGTTGTCAGGGTGATAAGGCGTTGGGGTATCGCATCTGTCTTTGGTCAAGACTTGCTAGTCGGGTGTTGCTGCGCCTTGTAGAAACGCCGGTAACAACGGCGGATTCAATGTATGACGCAGTGCAATCGATTGACTGGCTGGAACGTCTGCGTCCATCGGGTACGTTCAGTGTGGATTTTAATGGCCGCAGCGATGAAATCCGCAATACCCACTTTGGTGCGTTGAAAGTCAAGGATGCCATCGTAGACCAGATCAGAGCCGCAACCGGGCAGCGACCGGAAATTGACAAGCAGCAGCCGGAACTGCGCGTTAATGTGCACCTTTCCCGTGGCAGTGTATCGGTTTCACTGGATCTGTCCGGAGAGAGTCTGCACCGTCGCGGTTACCGGGCGAAAACCGGTGAAGCACCGATGAAAGAAAACCTGGCTGCGGCCGTTTTAGTTCGCGCAGGCTGGCCACAGAGTGACATGACTGAGTTGTTTGATCCCATGTGTGGTTCAGCCACCTTGTTAACGGAAGCGGCACTGATGAGTCTGGATATTGCTCCAGGGCTATACCGTCAGCGCTTTGGTTTCATGCGCTGGCCAGATTTTGATCGTCAATTGTGGCAAACACTGCAGGATGAGGCACAGCATCGAGCCGATCAAGGACGTGCTGCAACTCAAGTCAGGTTGTATGGCTCGGATCAGGATGCCCAGGTAATCGCTGCCGCCAGGGAAAATGTCAGACGGGCCAAGCTGGATGGTGTGATTGAGTTGCAGGTGTGTGAACTCAGTCAGGTTAAGTGTCCGCAGGGTGTGGAGAAAGGGTTGTTGGTGACTAACCCGCCTTATGGCGAGCGCTTGGGTGAAGCTGATCAGTTGATGTTTCTGTATCAGCAGTTGGGACAGGTGCTTCGGGCACAATTTGCCGGTTGGCGTGCTGCTGTACTGACGGCTGACCCCATGCTGTGTAAAGTGATGGGACTGAAGTCGCATAAAGACTATCAGTTGTTTAACGGCGCGCTGGAAAGTCGGTTGTTTTTGTTTGAGGTGTATGCGGCACGGCCTGAGAGTGAAGCAACTGATTTAGCTCAAGTGCAGCAGCCGGCCTTATCCGAAACAGCGCAGATGCTGGCAAACCGCTTGCAGAAGAACCTGAAAAATATGCGCCGCTGGCTCAAGCAGGAAGGCATTGAATGCTATCGTCTTTATGATGCCGACATTCCTGAATACGCAGTTGCCGTGGATATCTACGCTGATCAGGTGCTGATCCAGGAATATCAGGCCCCCGCCAGTATCGATCAGGTGAAAGCGTTTAATCGTTTGTCAGAGGCTATAGCAGTGGTCGCCCTGGTGCTGGAGAAAAAGCCACAACAGGTTATTCTTAAGCAGCGCAAGCGTCAGCAGGGTACTGAGCAGTATCAGCGCCATAATGAAACTGGCCATTTTTTTGAAGTGATGGAACACGGCTGCCACTTGCGGGTGAATCTGCATGATTACCTGGATACCGGTCTGTTTTTGGATCATCGCCCGGTACGCCGCCGGATTCAGTCTCTGGCTGCCGGTAAAGATTTCCTCAACCTGTTCTGCTATACCGCCACGGCCACCGTACACGCGGCCGTGGGTGGCGCACTAACGACCACCAGTGTAGATATGTCGACGACCTATCTGGAGTGGGCGAGAGCAAACCTCGACCTGAATTCTCAGTCGCATGTACAGCATCAATTGGTGCGTGAAGACTGCATGAAATGGTTAAAGCGTCAGCCAGGACCGGCCTACGACCTGATATTTATGGACCCGCCGACCTTTTCAAACTCCAAGCGTATGGATGGCGTGCTGGATGTTCAGCGTGATCATGTGGAGTTGATTGAGGGTGCTATGCGCTTGTTACGACCGCAGGGGCTGTTGATCTTCTCCAACAACTACCGCCGCTTCAAGATGGATTATGATGCTTTGAGTCAATACCAGATACAGGATATATCCGCGCTGACGCTAGACCCAGACTTCAAACGCAACCCACGCATCCATAGCTGCTTTGAAATTCGTAAACCCTAA
- the sdhC gene encoding succinate dehydrogenase, cytochrome b556 subunit produces the protein MNKKRPVNLDLQTIKLPLPAVTSILHRATGVALFFGAIFAVYLLGLSLDSQSGFDAAADLLQDSFLAKLIAWGFVSALLYHLVAGIKHLIMDLGYGEELESGQLAAKVTLIVGGVLILLAGVWIW, from the coding sequence GTGAACAAAAAACGACCTGTAAATTTAGATCTGCAAACTATTAAACTGCCACTTCCGGCGGTCACCTCGATACTGCATCGCGCAACCGGTGTCGCACTATTTTTTGGTGCCATCTTTGCGGTGTATTTATTGGGACTGTCGCTGGATTCTCAGTCAGGCTTTGATGCCGCGGCTGATCTTCTCCAGGATAGTTTCCTGGCAAAACTCATCGCTTGGGGATTCGTCTCCGCACTACTGTACCACCTCGTTGCCGGTATCAAGCATCTGATTATGGATCTTGGCTACGGCGAAGAGCTGGAGTCAGGCCAGTTGGCTGCTAAAGTCACCCTGATTGTCGGCGGTGTATTGATTCTTCTGGCAGGAGTATGGATATGGTAA
- the sdhD gene encoding succinate dehydrogenase, hydrophobic membrane anchor protein codes for MVTTITNFGRSGLYDWMMQRVTAVVLMAYTIFMLGYLLFSSDLSYAQWSALFENTAMRIFTLLAILSMVAHAWIGLWSVSTDYIKQTGVRFVFQAVCGLLAFIYVVWGIQILWSV; via the coding sequence ATGGTAACAACAATTACGAATTTTGGCCGTAGCGGCCTTTACGACTGGATGATGCAGCGCGTCACAGCCGTCGTGCTGATGGCCTATACAATTTTCATGTTGGGCTACCTGCTGTTCAGTTCTGATCTGAGCTATGCACAGTGGTCTGCATTATTTGAAAACACGGCCATGCGCATTTTCACTCTATTGGCAATTTTGTCTATGGTAGCGCATGCCTGGATCGGTCTCTGGTCGGTTTCCACTGACTATATCAAACAGACCGGTGTCCGTTTCGTGTTTCAAGCCGTTTGTGGCCTGCTGGCGTTTATATACGTTGTGTGGGGCATTCAGATTCTGTGGAGTGTCTAA
- the gltA gene encoding citrate synthase: MADKKARLTVDGLDETIELPVYSGTEGPDVIDVRPLTGKGLFTYDPGFVSTAACESQITYIDGDQGILLHRGYPIDQLAEKSDYLEVCYLLLNGELPDAEQKKTFVTTISNHTMVHEQLISFFKGFRRDAHPMAIMCGVVGALSAFYHDSLDINNAHHREVCAYRLIAKMPTLAAMCHKYSIGQPFIFPRNDKGYAENFLRMMFATPCSDYEANPILVRAMDRIFTLHADHEQNASTSTVRLAGSSGANPFACIAAGIAALWGPAHGGANEAVLTMLEEIGDEANIPEFIQRAKDPDDPFRLMGFGHRVYRNFDPRSRVMKRTCDEVLNELGINDPLLKIATRLEEIALEDSYFVERKLYPNVDFYSGIILKAMGIPTSMFTVIFALSRTIGWISHWNEFHSSPNRIGRPRQLYTGAKKRDYPG; this comes from the coding sequence ATGGCTGACAAGAAAGCTCGTTTGACGGTCGATGGCCTGGACGAAACGATTGAACTTCCTGTGTATTCCGGCACTGAAGGCCCGGATGTCATAGATGTTCGTCCACTGACTGGCAAAGGTCTTTTCACCTATGACCCCGGCTTCGTGTCTACGGCTGCCTGTGAATCACAGATAACCTACATAGACGGCGACCAGGGAATACTGCTACACCGTGGCTATCCAATTGACCAACTGGCTGAGAAATCAGACTATCTGGAAGTCTGCTATCTGCTGCTGAACGGCGAACTGCCGGATGCCGAGCAAAAGAAAACCTTTGTTACCACCATCAGCAACCATACTATGGTGCATGAACAACTGATTTCCTTCTTTAAGGGCTTCCGTCGTGATGCACACCCTATGGCGATCATGTGTGGTGTTGTGGGTGCGCTTTCGGCGTTTTACCACGACTCATTGGATATCAACAATGCCCATCACCGTGAAGTCTGTGCTTATCGTTTGATTGCCAAGATGCCAACGCTGGCGGCCATGTGTCACAAGTACTCTATCGGCCAACCGTTCATCTTCCCACGCAATGATAAGGGTTATGCTGAAAACTTTCTGCGCATGATGTTCGCTACACCCTGCTCAGATTATGAAGCCAATCCGATACTGGTCCGCGCCATGGATCGCATCTTTACCCTGCATGCCGATCATGAGCAGAATGCCTCTACATCAACTGTGCGCCTGGCAGGCTCATCGGGTGCCAATCCATTCGCCTGTATCGCTGCCGGCATTGCTGCACTATGGGGACCCGCTCACGGTGGTGCAAACGAAGCCGTTCTGACCATGCTCGAAGAAATAGGTGATGAAGCCAATATCCCTGAGTTCATCCAACGCGCCAAGGATCCTGATGATCCGTTCCGCCTGATGGGCTTTGGTCACCGCGTTTATCGCAACTTCGATCCGCGCTCACGGGTAATGAAAAGAACCTGCGATGAAGTGCTAAACGAACTCGGCATCAATGACCCACTGCTGAAAATCGCCACTCGTCTGGAAGAGATTGCACTGGAAGACTCCTACTTTGTAGAGCGTAAGCTATACCCGAACGTAGATTTCTATTCTGGTATCATCCTCAAGGCAATGGGCATTCCAACCAGCATGTTCACGGTGATCTTCGCCCTGTCTCGCACGATTGGCTGGATCTCTCACTGGAACGAATTCCATTCCAGCCCGAACCGAATTGGCCGTCCACGCCAGCTCTATACCGGTGCCAAAAAGCGCGATTACCCGGGTTAA
- a CDS encoding succinate dehydrogenase iron-sulfur subunit, producing MLVSVYRYNPETDDAPYMQDIHIDIPGGKDIMVLDLLQLLKEKDPTMAFRRSCREGVCGSDGMNMNGKNGLACITALSQVVVKDKLVLRPLPGLPVIRDLVVDMTQFYKQYEKVKPFLINDTPAPAIERLQSPEDRAELDGLYECILCACCSTACPSFWWNPDKFIGPSGLLQAYRFLADTRDTAREERLAELDDPFSVFRCHGIMNCVSVCPKGLNPTKAIGKIRNLLLQRAT from the coding sequence ATGCTGGTAAGTGTATACAGATACAACCCTGAAACAGATGATGCGCCCTATATGCAGGATATCCATATCGATATCCCTGGCGGTAAGGACATCATGGTGCTGGACCTGCTCCAGTTGCTGAAAGAGAAAGACCCTACCATGGCGTTCAGACGCTCATGCCGTGAAGGTGTGTGTGGTTCTGATGGCATGAACATGAACGGTAAAAATGGTTTGGCGTGTATTACAGCCTTGTCTCAGGTTGTCGTGAAGGACAAGCTGGTATTGCGTCCATTGCCAGGGTTACCGGTCATTCGTGACCTGGTCGTTGATATGACTCAATTCTACAAGCAGTATGAAAAGGTCAAGCCTTTCCTGATTAACGACACGCCTGCACCGGCTATCGAGCGTTTGCAGTCACCAGAGGATCGTGCGGAACTGGATGGGCTCTATGAGTGCATCCTGTGTGCCTGCTGCTCGACAGCCTGCCCATCTTTCTGGTGGAATCCGGACAAGTTTATTGGACCGTCTGGCTTGTTGCAGGCGTATCGCTTTCTGGCAGATACGCGTGATACCGCCCGTGAAGAGCGTTTGGCAGAGTTGGATGATCCATTCAGCGTGTTCCGTTGCCACGGTATCATGAACTGTGTGAGCGTTTGTCCGAAAGGTCTGAACCCGACCAAGGCCATTGGTAAAATCCGTAATCTGTTGCTGCAAAGAGCAACCTGA
- a CDS encoding 2-oxoglutarate dehydrogenase E1 component, with protein MQDSMMELMWKNAHLYGGNLSYVEQLYETYLLDPNAVPQEWREEFDRLPGTGSNLTQDIPHSPVREHFQLLAKTQRRAGPAAEGSVSSEHEKKQVRVLRMINAYRVRGHQIARIDPLNLLQRQPVPDLDLRFHELSEADYDSTFQLGSLFFGQEEAPLKDIVADLKKTYCSSVGAEYMHIVDTQEKRWIQSRMEPVRCDPVLEPSTRKHILERLTAAEGLEKYLGSRYAGAKRFGVEGGESLIPCLDELVQRAGKDGAKEIVIGMAHRGRLNVLVNLFGKNPSDLFGEFEGKKTLETSGDVKYHQGFSSNVMTPGGEVHLAMAFNPSHLEIVSPVVEGSVRARQDRREDTVGNTVIPVSIHGDAAFAGQGVVMETFQMSQTRAYKTGGTIHLVINNQVGFTTSKKEDARSTEYCTDVAKMVQAPIFHVNGDDPEAVRFVTQLALDYRNEFNKDVVIDLVCYRRRGHNEADEPSGTQPLMYKQIKVQKTTRELYAQRLQDEGVLSADEAKEMEQSYRKALENGEHVAKSLVLEPNTELFVDWKPYLGHQWSFEADTRVDIKLLQELGQKMCRFPEGFSIQRQVQKIYDDRVRMAAGAMEINWGFAETLAYATLLAEGNPVRLTGQDVGRGTFSHRHAVVHCQKDATAYTPLKYLAEDQPKFDIYDSYLSEEAVLAFEYGYSTTMPNTMVIWEAQFGDFANGAQVVIDQFITSGEHKWGRLCGLTMLLPHGFEGQGPEHSSARLERFLQMCAEHNIQVAVPTTPAQIFHLLRRQMTRPLRKPLVVMSPKSLLRHKQATSSLEDLAEGSFQPVIPEVNKLDAKKVKRLVMCSGKVYYDLYNRRAELEKEDVAIVRIEQLYPFPEMPLANAIADYTNLESVVWCQEEPMNQGAWYCSQHHMRHVLQKHNPKLFLEGVGRPHAAAPAVGYISVHIEQQEKLVNEAING; from the coding sequence ATGCAAGACAGCATGATGGAGCTGATGTGGAAGAACGCTCACCTATACGGTGGCAACCTTTCATATGTCGAACAACTATACGAAACCTACCTGCTAGATCCCAATGCCGTTCCACAAGAATGGCGCGAAGAATTTGACAGACTCCCTGGAACAGGTAGTAACCTTACTCAGGATATTCCACACTCTCCCGTCCGTGAACACTTCCAACTGCTCGCTAAAACCCAGCGTAGAGCCGGGCCGGCCGCTGAGGGTAGCGTCAGTTCCGAGCACGAAAAGAAACAGGTTCGTGTATTGCGCATGATTAACGCCTATCGTGTGCGTGGTCATCAGATTGCTCGAATAGATCCACTGAATCTGCTGCAGCGTCAACCGGTACCTGATCTCGATTTGCGTTTTCATGAGCTGTCCGAAGCTGATTACGATAGCACTTTCCAGTTAGGTTCGTTGTTCTTCGGTCAGGAAGAAGCGCCACTTAAAGACATCGTTGCCGATCTGAAAAAAACCTACTGCTCATCTGTAGGCGCTGAGTACATGCACATCGTTGATACTCAGGAAAAACGCTGGATTCAGTCGCGCATGGAACCAGTTCGCTGTGACCCCGTGCTGGAGCCCTCTACCCGCAAACATATTCTGGAACGGCTGACGGCGGCCGAAGGTCTGGAAAAATATCTGGGTTCACGCTACGCCGGTGCCAAACGCTTTGGTGTTGAAGGAGGGGAGTCACTGATCCCTTGTCTGGATGAATTGGTTCAGCGTGCTGGTAAAGATGGCGCTAAAGAAATCGTCATCGGCATGGCTCACCGTGGCCGTCTGAACGTGCTGGTGAACCTGTTTGGTAAAAATCCGTCAGACCTGTTTGGTGAGTTCGAAGGTAAGAAAACCCTGGAAACTTCCGGTGATGTTAAATACCACCAGGGCTTCTCATCCAACGTGATGACCCCCGGTGGCGAAGTTCACCTGGCTATGGCGTTTAACCCGTCACACCTGGAAATTGTTTCTCCCGTAGTTGAAGGCTCTGTACGTGCACGCCAGGATCGTCGTGAAGACACTGTCGGTAACACCGTTATTCCAGTTTCTATCCATGGCGATGCTGCCTTTGCGGGTCAGGGTGTGGTCATGGAAACCTTCCAGATGTCACAAACCCGCGCCTACAAGACTGGCGGTACCATACATTTGGTGATCAACAACCAGGTGGGTTTCACCACCTCGAAGAAAGAAGATGCGCGTTCTACTGAATACTGTACCGATGTCGCAAAAATGGTTCAGGCGCCTATCTTTCATGTCAATGGTGATGACCCGGAAGCCGTGCGTTTCGTCACGCAACTGGCACTGGACTACCGCAACGAATTCAATAAAGATGTCGTCATCGACCTGGTTTGCTACCGTCGTCGTGGGCATAACGAAGCGGATGAGCCCTCCGGTACACAGCCGTTGATGTACAAACAGATCAAAGTGCAGAAAACCACGCGTGAACTTTATGCGCAGCGCTTGCAGGACGAGGGTGTGCTCTCGGCTGATGAAGCCAAAGAGATGGAACAGTCCTATCGTAAAGCACTTGAAAACGGCGAGCATGTTGCCAAGTCGTTGGTACTGGAACCGAACACTGAGCTGTTCGTTGACTGGAAGCCATACCTCGGTCACCAGTGGAGCTTCGAAGCCGACACCCGCGTCGACATAAAGCTGCTACAGGAGCTGGGACAAAAAATGTGCCGCTTCCCTGAAGGCTTTTCGATTCAGCGTCAGGTGCAGAAAATCTATGACGACCGCGTGCGTATGGCTGCAGGCGCCATGGAAATCAACTGGGGTTTCGCCGAAACACTGGCTTATGCCACCTTGCTGGCTGAAGGTAATCCGGTGCGTCTTACCGGGCAGGATGTTGGTCGAGGTACTTTCTCTCATCGTCATGCTGTCGTGCACTGTCAGAAAGATGCTACTGCTTACACCCCGCTGAAATACCTGGCAGAAGATCAGCCAAAATTTGATATTTACGACTCCTACCTGTCGGAAGAAGCGGTGCTGGCTTTTGAGTATGGTTACTCCACCACCATGCCAAATACCATGGTAATCTGGGAAGCGCAGTTTGGTGATTTTGCCAATGGTGCTCAGGTTGTTATCGACCAGTTCATCACCAGCGGTGAGCATAAGTGGGGTCGCCTGTGTGGCCTGACGATGTTGCTACCGCATGGCTTTGAAGGGCAGGGTCCGGAGCACTCGTCAGCCAGATTGGAGCGTTTCCTGCAGATGTGTGCTGAGCACAACATCCAGGTTGCCGTACCGACAACGCCGGCACAGATATTCCATCTGCTGCGGCGTCAGATGACACGCCCACTGCGTAAGCCGTTGGTGGTCATGTCACCCAAATCCTTATTGCGCCACAAACAGGCGACCAGCTCGCTTGAAGATCTGGCTGAAGGCTCCTTCCAGCCGGTTATTCCGGAAGTGAACAAATTGGACGCCAAGAAAGTCAAGCGTCTGGTCATGTGCAGTGGCAAGGTCTACTACGATCTGTACAACCGCCGTGCCGAGCTGGAAAAAGAAGACGTTGCCATCGTACGTATCGAGCAGCTCTATCCTTTCCCGGAAATGCCTCTTGCCAACGCCATAGCCGACTATACTAACCTTGAGTCAGTAGTGTGGTGTCAGGAAGAGCCGATGAACCAGGGTGCCTGGTATTGCAGTCAGCACCACATGCGTCATGTGTTACAGAAGCATAATCCGAAACTCTTCCTTGAAGGTGTCGGACGTCCTCATGCAGCAGCACCAGCTGTAGGCTATATTTCTGTACATATAGAACAGCAAGAAAAACTGGTTAATGAAGCGATTAATGGTTAA
- the odhB gene encoding 2-oxoglutarate dehydrogenase complex dihydrolipoyllysine-residue succinyltransferase: protein MSIEIKAPTFPESVADGTVATWHKQPGEACVTDELIVDIETDKVVLEVVAPADGVLKEIVKGEGDTVLSEEVLAIFEAGAVASEAPAASAASQASADTSTTDAEKVGPAARKLIDENNLDASQIKGTGKNGGITKEDVQAYLSNRSAAPAAAAPKAAAAPTPALNIPTGERVEKRVPMTRLRATIAKRLVEAQQNAAMLTTYNEVNMKPVMELRKQYKDLFEKTHNGTRLGFMSFFVKATTEALKRFPGVNASLDGTDMVYHGYQDIGVAVSTDRGLMVPVLRDTDSMSLADVEATIADFGKRGRDGKLGMDDMQGGTFTITNGGIFGSLMSTPILNPPQTAILGMHKIQERPMAVNGQVVILPMMYLALSYDHRMIDGKEAVQFLVTVKDLLEDPARLLLEV from the coding sequence ATGAGTATCGAAATTAAAGCACCTACATTTCCTGAATCGGTCGCCGACGGTACAGTCGCTACCTGGCACAAACAGCCAGGTGAAGCCTGTGTAACTGATGAACTGATTGTTGATATTGAAACTGACAAAGTTGTACTGGAAGTTGTTGCACCGGCAGACGGTGTGCTCAAAGAGATCGTCAAGGGTGAAGGCGACACGGTATTAAGCGAAGAAGTCCTGGCGATTTTTGAAGCGGGTGCTGTAGCGTCAGAAGCTCCTGCAGCAAGCGCAGCTTCTCAGGCAAGTGCCGATACTTCAACCACCGACGCTGAAAAAGTCGGCCCGGCGGCACGCAAGCTGATTGATGAAAATAATCTGGACGCCTCGCAGATTAAGGGTACCGGCAAGAATGGTGGTATCACTAAAGAAGATGTTCAGGCTTATCTGAGCAACCGTAGCGCCGCACCAGCTGCCGCAGCACCTAAAGCTGCCGCTGCACCCACTCCAGCTTTAAATATCCCCACTGGTGAGCGTGTTGAAAAACGTGTTCCCATGACCCGTCTGCGTGCCACCATCGCCAAGCGCCTGGTGGAAGCACAGCAAAATGCCGCCATGTTGACTACGTATAATGAAGTTAACATGAAGCCGGTCATGGAGTTGCGTAAACAGTACAAAGACCTGTTTGAAAAAACCCATAATGGCACCCGTTTGGGCTTTATGTCCTTCTTTGTCAAGGCCACCACAGAAGCGTTGAAACGTTTCCCGGGTGTCAACGCGTCACTCGATGGCACGGATATGGTTTATCATGGTTATCAGGATATCGGTGTGGCTGTATCCACAGATCGTGGCTTAATGGTGCCGGTCCTGCGCGATACTGACAGTATGAGCCTCGCTGATGTAGAAGCTACGATTGCCGATTTTGGTAAGCGTGGACGTGACGGCAAGCTGGGTATGGATGATATGCAGGGTGGAACCTTTACCATCACTAATGGTGGTATATTTGGTTCACTGATGTCTACGCCGATTCTGAATCCACCGCAGACTGCTATTCTGGGTATGCATAAAATTCAGGAGCGTCCAATGGCTGTCAATGGTCAGGTGGTTATCCTGCCAATGATGTACCTGGCACTGTCATACGACCACCGTATGATTGATGGGAAGGAAGCGGTACAATTCCTGGTTACGGTAAAAGATCTACTGGAAGATCCTGCACGTCTGCTGCTTGAAGTCTAA
- the sdhA gene encoding succinate dehydrogenase flavoprotein subunit yields the protein MTKLRTLTFDAIVVGGGGAGMRAALQLAQSGLKTACVTKVFPTRSHTVSAQGGITCAIASADPNDDWRWHMYDTVKGSDYIGDQDAIEYMCSVGPQAVFELDHMGLPFSRTEIGRIYQRPFGGQSKGPDNPTQAARTCAAADRTGHALLHTLYQANMKAGTTFLNEWYAVDLVKNADGAVVGCIAICIETGETVYIKAKATVLATGGAGRIYSSTTNALINTGDGMGMALRAGFAAQDMEMWQFHPTGIAGAGTLVTEGCRGEGGYLINKDGERFMERYAPNAKDLAGRDVVARSMILEILEGRGCGPDGDHVLLKLDHLGEEVLHSRLPGICELSKTFAAVDPVKEPIPVVPTCHYMMGGLPTNIGGQVISPDAEGNDQIIDGLFACGEVACVSVHGANRLGGNSLLDLVVFGRAAGIQIEQQMREGYEVKDATEADIEAAMVRLNRLNNSVGGEKIADVRKELQSTMQLYFGVFRDGPSMDKGLQLLGEIRNKVANLHLDDKSQAFNTSRIEALELENLLEVAEATAVAAVERKESRGAHARNDFTERDDENWLCHSVYYPADKRIGKRAVNFAPKTMDAFPPKIRTY from the coding sequence ATGACTAAGCTGCGTACTTTAACCTTTGATGCCATCGTTGTCGGTGGTGGTGGTGCAGGCATGCGTGCTGCGCTTCAGTTGGCTCAGTCAGGCCTGAAAACCGCTTGTGTCACTAAAGTATTTCCGACCCGTTCGCACACCGTATCGGCTCAGGGTGGTATCACCTGTGCGATTGCCAGTGCGGATCCCAACGATGATTGGCGCTGGCATATGTACGACACCGTAAAAGGGTCGGACTATATCGGTGACCAGGACGCGATTGAATACATGTGTTCTGTCGGTCCTCAGGCTGTATTTGAGCTGGATCACATGGGGCTGCCTTTCTCACGTACTGAAATTGGCCGCATCTATCAGCGTCCGTTCGGTGGTCAGTCAAAAGGCCCGGATAATCCGACTCAGGCTGCACGTACCTGTGCCGCGGCTGACCGTACCGGTCACGCCTTGCTGCATACTCTGTATCAGGCCAATATGAAGGCTGGCACGACATTCCTTAATGAATGGTATGCCGTCGATCTGGTTAAAAATGCTGATGGCGCTGTGGTGGGTTGTATTGCTATTTGCATTGAAACCGGCGAAACCGTTTATATCAAAGCCAAGGCGACTGTGCTTGCTACAGGTGGTGCTGGACGTATCTATTCATCAACCACCAATGCGCTTATTAACACGGGCGATGGTATGGGAATGGCGTTGCGTGCAGGTTTTGCGGCGCAAGATATGGAGATGTGGCAGTTCCATCCGACCGGTATTGCCGGTGCGGGTACGCTGGTCACAGAGGGTTGCCGTGGTGAAGGCGGTTATCTGATCAATAAAGATGGCGAGCGTTTCATGGAGCGCTATGCACCTAACGCTAAAGATCTTGCAGGGCGTGATGTAGTTGCGCGCTCAATGATCCTGGAAATCCTGGAAGGGCGCGGTTGTGGTCCTGATGGCGATCACGTACTGCTGAAGCTGGATCACCTGGGTGAAGAAGTATTGCACTCACGCTTACCTGGTATTTGCGAGCTGTCAAAAACCTTCGCAGCGGTAGATCCGGTTAAAGAGCCGATTCCAGTAGTACCTACCTGTCACTACATGATGGGTGGCTTGCCAACCAACATTGGTGGTCAGGTTATTTCGCCGGATGCCGAAGGCAATGACCAGATTATTGATGGTTTGTTTGCCTGTGGTGAAGTCGCGTGTGTATCTGTTCACGGTGCTAACCGTCTGGGTGGCAACTCTTTGCTGGATCTGGTGGTATTTGGTCGTGCAGCGGGTATTCAGATTGAACAGCAGATGCGTGAAGGCTATGAAGTGAAAGATGCAACCGAAGCTGATATCGAAGCAGCCATGGTGCGTCTGAATCGCCTGAATAATTCGGTTGGTGGTGAAAAAATCGCGGATGTGCGTAAAGAATTACAGAGCACTATGCAGCTGTACTTCGGCGTATTCCGTGACGGTCCAAGTATGGATAAAGGCCTGCAGTTGTTGGGTGAAATCCGTAACAAAGTTGCCAATCTGCATCTGGATGACAAGTCTCAGGCGTTCAATACCTCACGGATTGAAGCGCTGGAACTTGAAAACCTGTTGGAAGTAGCAGAAGCCACTGCCGTTGCTGCTGTCGAGCGTAAAGAGTCTCGCGGTGCACATGCCCGTAACGACTTCACCGAGCGTGATGATGAAAACTGGCTGTGTCACTCGGTCTATTATCCGGCTGATAAGCGTATAGGTAAGCGTGCAGTTAACTTTGCACCTAAAACCATGGACGCCTTCCCGCCCAAGATCAGAACTTACTAA